A genomic region of Dickeya solani IPO 2222 contains the following coding sequences:
- a CDS encoding iron-containing alcohol dehydrogenase family protein, translated as MTQQVFFPATVLRDAGVSQQLGVICARLGSRVLVVGGHQALAAAQTLIIEQLRQSGVTLTAVEWSGEQCSVSQIERLCARVRETGSDLLLAVGGGKSLDTGKAVAFQCGIPVVTLPTIAATCAAVTPLSVRYHDDGHFHDLHHLPVAPAAAVIDSALLARAPLRWLAAGLGDTLAKWYEFRAIDKGDNGSGFAASSRANSEICFRLIEQYGAQACRAVTDGQHNDALDQVLDAIFLFAGLTSLMASGAHAAASHALYEGFTVCDKTREFGHGLLVGFGNLCLLALEQRSDEELLAAIRLAQACAVPLTLAAICPDLSEEELTTIVRASVDAPDMANMPFAVTEQRVRQAILRVEALATSMAA; from the coding sequence ATGACACAACAGGTTTTTTTTCCGGCCACGGTGTTGCGTGATGCCGGAGTCAGTCAACAGTTGGGCGTGATTTGCGCTCGTCTCGGGAGCCGGGTGTTGGTTGTGGGCGGGCATCAGGCACTGGCGGCGGCGCAGACTCTGATTATCGAACAACTGCGGCAGTCTGGGGTGACGCTGACGGCGGTAGAGTGGTCTGGCGAGCAGTGCAGCGTCAGCCAGATTGAACGGCTGTGCGCGCGGGTGCGCGAAACCGGCAGCGATCTGCTGCTGGCGGTGGGCGGCGGTAAGTCGCTGGATACCGGTAAAGCGGTGGCGTTCCAGTGCGGCATACCGGTGGTGACGCTGCCGACGATTGCCGCGACCTGCGCAGCGGTGACGCCGCTGTCGGTCCGTTACCACGACGACGGGCATTTCCACGATTTGCACCACCTGCCGGTGGCGCCGGCGGCGGCGGTGATTGACAGCGCCTTGCTGGCGCGTGCGCCGCTGCGCTGGCTGGCCGCCGGGCTGGGGGACACGCTGGCGAAGTGGTATGAGTTTCGCGCTATCGACAAGGGCGACAACGGCAGCGGTTTCGCCGCGTCGTCGCGCGCCAACAGCGAAATCTGCTTTCGGCTGATCGAACAGTATGGCGCGCAGGCCTGCCGCGCCGTGACGGACGGGCAGCACAACGACGCGCTCGATCAGGTGTTGGACGCCATCTTCCTGTTCGCCGGGCTGACCTCGCTGATGGCCAGTGGCGCGCATGCGGCGGCGTCTCATGCGTTGTACGAGGGGTTTACCGTCTGCGATAAGACCCGCGAATTCGGCCACGGCCTGCTGGTTGGCTTCGGTAATCTGTGCCTGTTGGCGCTGGAACAGCGCAGTGATGAGGAACTGCTGGCCGCGATTCGGCTGGCTCAGGCTTGCGCGGTGCCGTTGACGCTGGCGGCGATCTGCCCGGATTTATCGGAAGAAGAACTGACGACGATCGTGCGTGCATCCGTTGATGCGCCGGATATGGCGAACATGCCGTTTGCCGTAACGGAACAGAGGGTGCGTCAGGCGATACTCCGGGTGGAGGCGCTGGCGACCAGCATGGCGGCGTAA
- a CDS encoding glycoside hydrolase family 53 protein, with protein sequence MKKMIPALLAVSLALGAVPLMAAESVVIKPLRNAPADFIKGADISTLLEVERQGGIFYDENHVRVDPVALLKKNGVNYIRLRLWVDPRDAAGRPYGGGDNDLATTLTLAKRAKAQDMKLLLDLQFSDFWTDPGKQFKPKAWAHLSYDQLKVVIHDYTRDTIARFKREGVLPDMVQIGNEINGGILWPEGKSWGQGGGEFDRLAGLLTAAIAGLRENLSSPGQVKIMLHLAEGTKNDTFRWWFDEITKRGVPFDVIGLSMYTYWNGPISALKANMDDISQRYNKDVIVVEAAYGYTLANCDNAENSFGAEEAAAGGYPASVQGQADFIRDLMQSVIDVPNKRGKGMFYWEPTWITPPGNTWATEAGMGYINDHWKLGNARENQALFNCQGEALPSIKVFK encoded by the coding sequence ATGAAAAAGATGATACCCGCATTACTGGCTGTTTCCCTGGCGCTGGGCGCCGTGCCGCTGATGGCGGCGGAGTCTGTCGTGATAAAACCACTGCGCAATGCCCCGGCCGATTTTATCAAGGGCGCGGATATTTCTACCTTGCTGGAAGTGGAGCGTCAGGGCGGTATATTTTATGACGAAAACCATGTGCGCGTAGACCCGGTCGCGCTGCTGAAAAAGAATGGCGTTAATTATATCCGGCTGCGTTTGTGGGTTGACCCCCGCGATGCCGCCGGACGTCCTTACGGCGGCGGCGATAACGATTTGGCAACCACGTTGACACTGGCCAAACGCGCCAAAGCGCAAGATATGAAGCTGTTGCTGGACCTTCAGTTCAGCGACTTCTGGACCGACCCCGGCAAGCAGTTCAAGCCGAAAGCCTGGGCTCATCTATCGTACGATCAACTGAAAGTTGTCATTCATGACTATACCCGCGACACCATTGCCCGTTTCAAGCGGGAAGGGGTGCTGCCGGATATGGTGCAGATCGGCAATGAGATCAACGGCGGCATTCTGTGGCCGGAAGGCAAAAGCTGGGGGCAGGGCGGCGGCGAGTTTGACCGGCTGGCCGGCCTGCTGACTGCGGCGATCGCCGGCTTGCGTGAAAACCTCAGTTCGCCGGGGCAGGTCAAGATCATGCTGCATCTGGCGGAAGGCACCAAGAACGACACTTTCCGCTGGTGGTTTGATGAAATCACCAAACGCGGCGTGCCGTTCGATGTGATTGGTCTGTCGATGTACACCTACTGGAACGGCCCGATCAGCGCGCTGAAGGCCAACATGGACGACATCAGCCAGCGCTACAACAAAGATGTGATCGTGGTTGAGGCCGCCTACGGCTATACCCTGGCTAACTGCGACAACGCCGAAAACAGCTTTGGCGCCGAGGAAGCGGCGGCGGGCGGTTACCCCGCCAGCGTGCAAGGGCAGGCCGATTTTATTCGTGACCTGATGCAAAGCGTGATCGATGTACCCAATAAGCGCGGTAAAGGCATGTTTTATTGGGAACCGACCTGGATAACGCCGCCGGGAAATACCTGGGCCACCGAAGCCGGCATGGGCTATATCAATGACCACTGGAAATTGGGCAACGCGCGTGAAAATCAGGCGTTATTTAATTGTCAGGGGGAAGCGCTGCCTTCGATAAAAGTCTTTAAGTAA
- the pelI gene encoding pectate lyase PelI — MFKYVLPLFALTLAAPSLAAQTTLMMTQKSDVNYLGWSTDESKVARQEVYRGTTSNPDLRERIAVLDKETRTFQDTDTNSGVNYWYWVDVVSDTQNQTVSNAVTNAPSTGPLRAAKASSECKPGATFENRSVDCGGVTIGTSCPNDSDKQKPLIILKNASVKNLRISASGGADGIHCESGNCTIENVIWEDVCEDAATNNGKTMTIIGGIAHNANGGYGGKPDKVLQQNAKNSTTVVKGNFTLTGEHGKLWRSCGDCTNNGGPRFLNVDGLIVNGTIGSIAGVNRNYGDVATLKNIKIKNYKEGKPKVCEEYIGVEKGNGESKKYKDEDQWNTANCKVSRSDVTKL, encoded by the coding sequence ATGTTTAAGTATGTATTACCTCTGTTTGCACTCACGCTGGCAGCACCGTCATTAGCCGCCCAAACCACACTGATGATGACCCAGAAAAGCGATGTGAATTATCTGGGTTGGTCTACCGACGAAAGCAAAGTGGCGCGTCAGGAAGTTTATCGCGGCACTACCAGCAATCCTGACTTGCGTGAGCGTATCGCCGTGCTGGACAAAGAAACCCGTACCTTTCAAGACACCGACACCAATAGCGGCGTCAATTACTGGTACTGGGTGGATGTGGTCAGCGATACGCAAAACCAGACGGTATCGAATGCCGTGACCAACGCTCCGAGCACCGGCCCGCTGCGTGCAGCGAAAGCCAGCTCAGAGTGTAAGCCAGGCGCCACATTCGAAAACCGTAGTGTGGATTGCGGTGGTGTGACCATCGGCACCTCCTGCCCGAATGACAGCGATAAACAAAAACCGCTGATCATTTTGAAAAACGCCTCAGTGAAAAACCTGCGCATTTCTGCTTCCGGCGGTGCGGACGGCATTCACTGTGAAAGCGGCAACTGCACCATCGAAAACGTAATTTGGGAAGACGTCTGTGAAGATGCCGCAACCAATAACGGCAAAACCATGACCATCATCGGCGGGATCGCGCATAACGCCAACGGCGGTTACGGCGGCAAGCCGGACAAAGTGTTGCAGCAGAACGCTAAAAACAGCACCACCGTGGTAAAAGGCAACTTCACCCTGACCGGCGAACACGGGAAACTGTGGCGCTCCTGCGGTGACTGCACCAACAACGGCGGCCCGCGTTTCCTGAATGTTGACGGTCTGATCGTTAATGGCACCATCGGCAGTATTGCCGGCGTTAACCGCAACTACGGTGATGTGGCAACGCTTAAAAACATCAAGATCAAAAACTATAAAGAAGGCAAACCGAAGGTTTGCGAAGAGTACATCGGCGTCGAGAAGGGTAACGGCGAGAGCAAGAAGTACAAAGACGAAGATCAATGGAATACCGCCAACTGTAAAGTTAGCCGTTCAGATGTGACCAAACTCTGA
- a CDS encoding carbohydrate ABC transporter permease — translation MIISSGEPLSGEKRTRRHAWVAALCAVLPGGGQFYHRQWAKGMIFLVLLGSYLGVFHDFLRTGLWGVYTLGEEVPRDNSIFLLAEGIISLLIIAFGVLIYAVSINDAWRNGKRRDDGLALNSVRQQYRLLLSEGFPYLMITPGFILLVFVVIFPILFGFAIAFTNYNLYHTPPAKLVEWVGMKNFVSIFTLSIWRSTFFDVLQWTVVWTLLATTLQCTVGVLLAILVNQKDLRFKPLVRTIFILPWAVPGFVTILVFAGMFNDSFGVINNAILASVGISPKAWLTDPFWTKTALIMMQTWLGFPFVFAMTTGVLQAIPDDLYEAATMDGASRWTQLRTITLPLVLYSIAPIIITQYTFNFNNFNIIYLFNNGGPAVAGSNAGGTDILVSWIYKLTMSSSQYAIAATITILLSIFVVGLALWQFRATRSFKNDEMA, via the coding sequence GTGATTATCAGTTCCGGCGAACCCCTGTCCGGGGAAAAGCGCACCCGGCGCCACGCCTGGGTGGCGGCGTTGTGCGCGGTGCTGCCCGGCGGCGGGCAGTTTTATCATCGCCAGTGGGCGAAAGGCATGATTTTTCTGGTACTGCTCGGCAGTTATCTGGGGGTGTTTCATGACTTTCTGCGCACCGGGCTGTGGGGCGTATACACCCTGGGGGAAGAGGTGCCGCGCGACAACTCCATCTTCTTGCTGGCGGAAGGGATCATCAGCCTGCTGATCATCGCCTTTGGCGTACTGATCTACGCCGTGTCGATAAACGACGCCTGGCGCAATGGCAAACGGCGGGATGACGGGCTGGCGCTTAACAGCGTGCGGCAGCAGTACCGCCTGCTGCTGAGCGAGGGCTTTCCTTACCTGATGATTACCCCGGGGTTCATCCTGCTGGTGTTCGTGGTGATTTTCCCGATCCTGTTCGGTTTCGCCATCGCGTTTACCAACTACAACCTGTACCACACGCCGCCCGCCAAACTGGTGGAGTGGGTCGGAATGAAGAACTTCGTCAGCATTTTTACCCTCAGCATCTGGCGCTCGACCTTTTTCGATGTGTTGCAGTGGACGGTGGTCTGGACGCTGTTGGCGACCACGTTGCAGTGCACGGTGGGGGTGTTGCTGGCGATCCTGGTTAACCAGAAAGACCTGCGCTTTAAACCGCTGGTTCGCACTATTTTCATTCTGCCGTGGGCGGTGCCGGGGTTTGTCACCATTCTGGTGTTCGCCGGTATGTTCAACGATTCGTTCGGCGTCATCAACAATGCCATTCTGGCGTCTGTGGGCATCAGCCCGAAAGCCTGGCTGACCGATCCGTTCTGGACCAAAACGGCGTTGATCATGATGCAGACCTGGCTCGGCTTCCCGTTTGTGTTCGCCATGACCACCGGCGTGTTGCAGGCCATTCCGGACGATCTGTACGAGGCGGCCACCATGGACGGCGCCAGTCGCTGGACGCAACTGCGCACCATCACGTTACCGCTGGTGCTGTACTCCATCGCGCCGATCATCATCACCCAGTACACCTTCAACTTTAACAATTTCAACATCATCTATCTGTTCAACAACGGCGGCCCCGCCGTCGCCGGTTCCAATGCCGGGGGCACCGACATTCTGGTGTCCTGGATTTACAAGCTGACGATGTCGTCGTCCCAGTATGCGATTGCCGCCACCATCACCATCCTGCTGTCGATTTTTGTCGTCGGGCTGGCGCTGTGGCAATTCCGGGCGACCCGGTCGTTCAAGAACGATGAGATGGCGTAA
- a CDS encoding sugar ABC transporter permease encodes MATTQGITRQGVNRQGVNRQGVNRQSIKREKAIRLSLSWLVIIAVSVVIIYPLVWTVGASLNAGNSLLSTSIIPDNPSFQHYADLFNGQVNYLTWYWNSMKISFLTMVLTLLSVSFTAYAFSRFRFKGRQNGLMLFLLLQMIPQFSALIAIFVLSQLLGLINSHLALVLIYVAGMIPMNTYLMKGYLDAIPRELDESARMDGAGNFRIFIEIIIPLSKPIIAVVALFSFTGPLGDFILSSTILRTPDKYTLPIGLYNLVAQKMGASYTTYAAGAVLIAVPVALLYLMLQKYFVSGLTSGSTKG; translated from the coding sequence ATGGCGACGACTCAGGGTATTACTCGTCAGGGCGTTAATCGTCAGGGTGTTAATCGTCAGGGTGTTAATCGTCAAAGTATCAAACGCGAGAAGGCGATTCGGCTTTCGCTATCCTGGCTGGTGATCATCGCGGTGTCCGTGGTGATCATTTATCCGCTGGTGTGGACGGTCGGGGCGTCGCTCAATGCCGGCAACAGCCTGCTGAGCACCTCGATTATTCCGGATAATCCGTCCTTTCAGCATTACGCGGATCTGTTCAACGGTCAGGTCAATTACCTGACCTGGTACTGGAACTCGATGAAAATCAGCTTCCTGACTATGGTGCTGACGTTGTTAAGCGTCAGCTTTACCGCCTACGCGTTTTCCCGTTTCCGCTTTAAGGGGCGGCAAAACGGCCTGATGCTGTTTTTGTTGTTGCAGATGATCCCGCAGTTCTCGGCGCTGATCGCCATTTTTGTGCTGTCGCAGCTGCTGGGGTTGATCAATAGCCATCTGGCGCTGGTGCTGATTTATGTCGCCGGCATGATCCCGATGAACACCTATTTGATGAAAGGCTATCTGGACGCCATTCCCCGCGAGCTTGACGAATCGGCACGCATGGACGGGGCGGGCAATTTTCGTATCTTCATTGAAATCATTATCCCCTTGTCCAAGCCGATCATCGCCGTGGTGGCGCTGTTTTCCTTCACCGGCCCGCTGGGGGATTTCATTCTCTCCAGCACCATCCTGCGCACCCCGGATAAGTACACCCTACCCATCGGCTTGTACAACCTGGTGGCGCAGAAAATGGGCGCCAGTTACACCACCTACGCCGCCGGCGCGGTGCTGATTGCCGTGCCGGTCGCGCTGCTTTACCTGATGCTGCAAAAATATTTTGTCTCCGGCCTGACCTCAGGCAGTACCAAAGGATGA
- the manD gene encoding D-mannonate dehydratase ManD: MKIINAEVFVTCPGRNFVTLKITTASGITGIGDATLNGRELSVASYLKDHLCPQLIGRDAQQIEDIWQYFYKGAYWRRGPVTMSAISAVDMALWDIKGKAANMPLYQLLGGASRAGVMVYCHTTGHSIDEVLDDYARHRDLGFKAIRVQCGIPGMKTTYGMAKGKGLAYEPATKGNWPEEQIWSTEKYLDFVPNLFEAVRNKFGFDEHLLHDMHHRLTPIEAARFGKSVEPYRLFWMEDPTPAENQECFRLIRQHTVTPIAVGEVFNSIWDCKQLIEEQLIDYIRTTITHAGGITGMRRIADFASLYQVRTGSHGPSDLSPICMAAALHFDLWVPNFGVQEFMGYSEQMLDVFPHSWTFDEGYMHPGDKPGLGIEFDEKLAARYPYEPACLPIARLEDGTLWNW; the protein is encoded by the coding sequence ATGAAAATTATTAACGCCGAAGTTTTTGTCACCTGCCCTGGACGTAATTTCGTTACCCTGAAAATTACGACCGCCAGCGGCATCACCGGTATCGGCGACGCCACCCTGAATGGCCGCGAACTGTCCGTCGCCTCTTATCTGAAAGATCACCTCTGCCCACAGTTGATCGGCCGTGATGCTCAGCAGATCGAAGACATCTGGCAGTATTTCTATAAAGGCGCCTACTGGCGCCGGGGCCCGGTAACGATGTCAGCCATTTCCGCCGTGGATATGGCGCTATGGGACATTAAAGGTAAAGCCGCGAACATGCCGCTCTATCAGTTACTGGGCGGCGCTTCGCGCGCGGGCGTGATGGTTTATTGCCACACCACGGGTCACTCCATCGACGAGGTGCTGGACGACTATGCCAGACATCGCGATCTCGGTTTCAAAGCTATTCGGGTGCAGTGCGGTATTCCGGGCATGAAAACCACCTACGGCATGGCGAAAGGCAAAGGGCTGGCGTACGAGCCCGCCACCAAAGGGAACTGGCCGGAAGAACAAATCTGGTCAACCGAAAAATACCTTGATTTCGTCCCTAACCTTTTTGAGGCCGTGCGAAATAAATTTGGGTTTGACGAGCATCTGCTTCACGACATGCACCACCGCCTGACGCCTATTGAAGCCGCTCGCTTCGGCAAGAGCGTGGAGCCCTATCGCCTGTTCTGGATGGAAGATCCGACACCGGCTGAGAATCAGGAATGTTTCCGCCTGATTCGCCAGCACACCGTCACCCCGATCGCGGTCGGCGAGGTGTTCAACAGCATCTGGGATTGCAAGCAACTGATCGAAGAACAGCTCATCGACTATATCCGCACCACCATCACCCACGCCGGCGGCATTACCGGCATGCGTCGGATTGCGGATTTTGCCTCGCTGTACCAGGTACGCACCGGCTCGCACGGCCCATCCGACCTGTCGCCGATCTGTATGGCCGCCGCGCTGCACTTCGATCTGTGGGTACCCAACTTCGGCGTTCAGGAATTCATGGGGTATTCCGAACAGATGTTGGATGTGTTCCCGCATAGCTGGACGTTTGATGAGGGGTATATGCACCCCGGCGACAAACCCGGACTGGGCATCGAATTCGATGAAAAACTGGCGGCCCGATATCCCTACGAACCCGCCTGTCTACCCATTGCCCGTCTTGAAGACGGCACACTGTGGAACTGGTAA
- a CDS encoding ABC transporter ATP-binding protein translates to MSSICLKNVTKRFGKTETLHNINLDIQAGEFAVFVGPSGCGKSTLLRMIAGLEEVSDGKILIDDEVMNDVAPAHRGVAMVFQSYALYPHMTVAENMGYGLKVNHVPKAEIRHQVEMVAKTLQLSHLLDRKPKQLSGGQRQRVAIGRAIVRNPKVFMFDEPLSNLDAELRVDMRLHIAKLHQELKTTMVYVTHDQVEAMTLADKIVVMNNGKVEQTGSPMALYYNPVNRFVAGFIGSPKMNFLPATVVAWQPHQLTVTLTADKTLTLDIDTTPLQPGDAITLGIRPEHLGIQPPHQATLAFQCEVVERLGNNTYLFGQSYGHDGVKILLPGDVQFRPWQAITVGFDAAHCLVFNTEGLRINADAPVPGMH, encoded by the coding sequence ATGTCCAGCATATGCTTAAAAAATGTCACTAAACGCTTTGGCAAAACTGAAACGCTGCACAATATCAATCTGGATATCCAGGCGGGTGAATTCGCGGTGTTTGTCGGGCCTTCCGGCTGCGGCAAGTCCACGTTGCTGCGGATGATCGCCGGTTTGGAAGAGGTTAGCGATGGCAAGATTCTGATTGATGACGAAGTGATGAATGACGTCGCGCCGGCCCACCGCGGCGTGGCGATGGTGTTCCAGTCCTACGCGCTATACCCGCACATGACGGTGGCGGAAAATATGGGTTACGGGCTGAAGGTCAACCACGTACCGAAAGCGGAGATTCGCCATCAGGTCGAAATGGTCGCCAAAACCTTGCAGTTGTCCCACCTGCTGGACCGCAAGCCTAAACAGCTGTCCGGCGGCCAGCGCCAGCGCGTCGCCATCGGCCGCGCCATCGTGCGCAACCCGAAAGTGTTCATGTTCGACGAACCGCTCTCCAACCTCGACGCCGAACTGCGGGTCGACATGCGCCTGCACATCGCCAAGCTGCATCAGGAGCTGAAAACCACCATGGTGTATGTCACCCACGACCAGGTGGAGGCGATGACGCTGGCCGACAAAATCGTGGTGATGAACAACGGTAAGGTGGAGCAGACCGGCTCGCCGATGGCGCTGTACTACAACCCGGTCAACCGCTTCGTCGCCGGTTTTATCGGCTCGCCCAAAATGAATTTCCTGCCCGCGACCGTCGTCGCCTGGCAGCCGCACCAGTTGACCGTGACGCTGACGGCGGATAAAACGCTAACGCTGGACATCGACACCACGCCGCTACAGCCCGGCGACGCCATCACGCTGGGGATCCGCCCCGAGCACCTTGGCATTCAGCCGCCGCATCAGGCAACGCTGGCTTTTCAGTGTGAAGTGGTGGAACGACTGGGCAACAACACCTACCTGTTCGGCCAGAGTTACGGCCATGATGGCGTCAAAATCCTGCTGCCCGGCGACGTGCAGTTCCGCCCCTGGCAGGCAATTACCGTTGGTTTCGACGCCGCTCACTGTCTGGTATTCAACACCGAGGGTCTGCGCATCAACGCCGATGCGCCCGTTCCCGGCATGCATTGA
- a CDS encoding extracellular solute-binding protein codes for MKTKTLTALLLSATAAGQLVAFPVHAAQQLTVWEDIRKSDGIKDAVGDFEKQFDVKVNLQEMPYAQQLEKLRLDGPAGIGPDVLVIPNDQLGGAVVQGLIAPLKLDKAAQDSFTDASMAAFRMNNQVYGLPKAVETLVLIYNKDLVSKPLASLQEWYDFSRQQQAQSKFGLLAKFDQIYYSWGAIGPMGGYIFGKKDPGKNDKNDKNDKSGLNPLDIGLNTPGAVEAVTLLRKFYADKLFPAGIIGDNGLNAIDSLFTEKKAAAVINGPWAFQPYEAAGIHYGVAPLPLLPDGKPMSSFLGVKGYVVSTWSKDNALAQRFIEFINQPRYVKVRYQRTGEIPPQKSMIDDPLIKNDEKASAVAIQAARAVPMPGIPEMGEVWGPANAALELSMTGKQEPKAALDNAVKQIKMQVEAMQASNQ; via the coding sequence ATGAAAACCAAAACGCTTACCGCCCTGCTTCTCTCCGCCACCGCTGCCGGCCAACTGGTGGCCTTTCCGGTACATGCCGCGCAGCAGCTGACCGTTTGGGAAGATATCCGGAAATCGGATGGCATCAAGGATGCCGTCGGGGATTTCGAGAAACAGTTCGACGTCAAAGTGAACCTGCAGGAAATGCCGTATGCCCAGCAGCTGGAAAAACTGCGGCTGGACGGCCCGGCGGGCATCGGCCCCGATGTGCTGGTGATCCCCAACGATCAACTGGGCGGTGCGGTGGTGCAGGGGCTGATTGCGCCGCTGAAACTCGATAAGGCCGCGCAAGACAGCTTCACCGATGCGTCGATGGCGGCATTTCGCATGAACAACCAGGTCTACGGCCTGCCGAAAGCGGTGGAAACCCTGGTGCTGATTTACAACAAAGATCTGGTGAGCAAACCGCTGGCCAGCCTGCAGGAGTGGTATGACTTTTCCCGGCAGCAGCAGGCGCAGAGCAAATTCGGGCTGCTGGCGAAGTTCGATCAGATCTACTACAGCTGGGGCGCGATCGGGCCGATGGGCGGCTACATCTTTGGTAAAAAAGACCCCGGCAAAAACGACAAAAACGACAAAAACGACAAAAGCGGCCTCAACCCGTTGGATATCGGCCTGAACACGCCGGGCGCGGTGGAGGCGGTGACGCTGCTGCGCAAATTCTACGCCGATAAGCTGTTCCCGGCGGGGATCATCGGCGATAACGGGCTGAACGCCATCGATTCGCTGTTCACCGAGAAAAAAGCAGCGGCGGTGATCAACGGCCCCTGGGCGTTCCAGCCTTACGAAGCCGCCGGCATTCATTACGGTGTCGCGCCGCTGCCGCTGCTGCCGGACGGCAAACCGATGAGCTCGTTCCTTGGCGTGAAAGGGTATGTGGTATCGACCTGGAGTAAGGACAACGCGCTGGCGCAACGGTTTATCGAATTCATCAATCAGCCGCGCTACGTGAAGGTTCGCTATCAACGCACCGGTGAGATCCCGCCGCAAAAAAGCATGATTGACGATCCGCTGATTAAAAACGACGAAAAAGCCAGTGCGGTCGCCATCCAGGCCGCCAGAGCCGTGCCGATGCCGGGCATTCCTGAAATGGGCGAAGTCTGGGGGCCGGCCAACGCGGCGCTGGAGCTGAGTATGACCGGCAAACAGGAGCCGAAAGCGGCGCTCGATAACGCCGTGAAGCAAATCAAGATGCAGGTCGAGGCGATGCAGGCCAGCAATCAGTAA
- a CDS encoding M20 peptidase aminoacylase family protein translates to MPNVFDHYRYLHTIPELGFQEFKTSDYLASQLETAGYRLTRGVNGTTGMVAELDSGVPGPVLALRADMDALGHIIDGEFCARHTCGHDAHASVVLTAAQELMRDGVVKKGRLKILFQPAEELGTGAIAMVEGGAIDDVDMILGFHLRPVEECVLGEAIPAMHYSASSTLEVIFHGQPAHGARPHLGVNALEAAANAVMAVKAVPLAPHLTWSAKATRFLCDAGVTNSIPDSATVCWDLRSSRNDAMDELKTKVLRAIEHSAAAYGATAEITLLKEIPAADIHDDATALISAAIVDVLGEAGLTAPKSTAGGEDFFFYPRLKPQIKAGFWGLGTNLKPGLHHPEMHFELSSLETGVQVFKRCVEKMLG, encoded by the coding sequence ATGCCCAACGTATTCGATCACTATCGTTACCTGCACACCATTCCGGAACTGGGGTTCCAGGAATTCAAGACCTCCGATTACCTGGCCTCGCAATTGGAAACGGCGGGCTACCGTCTGACCCGCGGCGTCAACGGCACCACCGGCATGGTGGCGGAACTGGACAGCGGCGTGCCCGGCCCGGTGCTGGCGCTGCGCGCCGACATGGATGCGCTGGGCCATATTATTGACGGCGAATTCTGCGCCCGCCACACCTGCGGACACGACGCCCATGCCTCGGTGGTGCTGACCGCCGCTCAGGAGCTGATGCGCGACGGCGTGGTAAAGAAAGGAAGGCTGAAGATCCTGTTTCAACCCGCCGAAGAACTGGGTACCGGCGCCATCGCGATGGTGGAAGGCGGCGCCATTGACGACGTAGACATGATCCTCGGCTTTCACCTGCGCCCGGTGGAAGAGTGCGTGCTGGGCGAGGCGATACCGGCGATGCATTATTCCGCCAGCAGCACGCTGGAAGTTATCTTCCACGGCCAACCGGCGCACGGCGCGCGCCCGCATCTGGGTGTGAACGCGCTGGAAGCCGCCGCCAACGCCGTCATGGCGGTGAAGGCGGTTCCGCTGGCGCCGCACCTGACCTGGAGCGCCAAGGCCACCCGTTTTCTGTGCGACGCCGGCGTGACCAACTCCATTCCGGATAGCGCCACGGTGTGCTGGGACCTGCGTTCGTCCCGGAATGACGCGATGGACGAGTTGAAAACAAAAGTGCTCCGCGCCATTGAGCACAGCGCGGCGGCTTACGGCGCGACGGCCGAAATCACACTGCTGAAAGAGATCCCGGCGGCGGATATTCATGACGACGCCACCGCCCTTATCAGCGCCGCTATCGTGGATGTGCTGGGCGAAGCCGGTCTGACCGCGCCCAAAAGCACCGCGGGCGGAGAAGACTTTTTCTTCTATCCGCGCCTCAAGCCACAGATTAAGGCCGGCTTCTGGGGGCTGGGCACCAATCTCAAACCGGGACTGCACCACCCGGAGATGCATTTTGAACTATCGTCGCTGGAAACCGGCGTGCAGGTATTCAAACGCTGCGTGGAAAAGATGTTGGGATAA